The proteins below come from a single Synechococcus sp. WH 8101 genomic window:
- the acs gene encoding acetate--CoA ligase: MASDPSTTIESVLHEQRVFEPPAALAAGARIGSLEAYRAMAEAASADPDRFWGEAARRELHWFEPFHTVLDWRDPPFARWFEGGTTNLSYNCLDRHLAGPTAEKTALIWEGEPGDVRRFSYRELHAEVCKAANALKAMGIGKGDLVALYMPMVPEAAIAMLACARIGAPHSVVFGGFSAEALRDRLIDGEAKAVITADGGFRKDKPVSLKPAVDAALEDGACPSVSSVLVVRRTEQPVVMVEGRDHWWHELVEGQSPECPAEPMASEDRLFVLYTSGSTGKPKGVVHTTAGYNLWAHLTFQWIFDIKDDDIYWCTADVGWITGHSYIVYGPLSNGATTVMYEGAPRPSKPGAFWELIQKHGVTIFYTAPTAIRAFMKSGRAVPDQYDMSSLRLLGTVGEPINPEAWMWYREVIGGNRCPIVDTWWQTETGGVMISPLPGATPTKPGSATLPLPGIAADVVDAEGRSVGADEGGYLVVRRPWPGMMRTVHGNPQRFRESYWEHIRPADGSCIYFAGDGARRDADGYFWVMGRVDDVINVSGHRLGTMEIESALVSHPAVAEAAVVGRPDPLKGEGIVAFVTLEADRDPSEALVAELRAHVGQEIGPIAKPDEIRCSDALPKTRSGKIMRRILRSLAAGQEVSGDTSTLEDRSVLDRLRA; this comes from the coding sequence ATGGCTTCCGATCCCTCCACCACGATCGAGTCGGTGCTGCATGAGCAGCGGGTGTTCGAGCCCCCGGCAGCGCTGGCGGCTGGGGCCCGGATCGGCAGCCTGGAGGCGTATCGCGCCATGGCCGAGGCGGCGTCGGCGGATCCCGATCGCTTCTGGGGTGAGGCAGCCCGGCGGGAACTGCATTGGTTCGAGCCCTTTCACACCGTGCTCGATTGGCGGGATCCTCCCTTCGCTCGTTGGTTCGAAGGCGGCACCACCAACCTCTCCTACAACTGCCTGGATCGCCATCTTGCGGGGCCCACAGCGGAGAAAACGGCCCTGATCTGGGAGGGCGAACCGGGCGATGTGCGTCGGTTCAGCTACCGGGAGCTCCATGCCGAGGTGTGCAAGGCCGCCAATGCCCTGAAGGCCATGGGTATCGGCAAGGGGGATCTGGTGGCGCTCTACATGCCGATGGTGCCGGAGGCGGCGATCGCCATGCTGGCCTGCGCCCGCATCGGTGCCCCCCACTCGGTAGTGTTCGGCGGTTTCTCTGCCGAGGCCCTGCGCGATCGCCTCATTGATGGGGAGGCGAAGGCGGTGATCACCGCTGATGGCGGTTTCCGCAAAGACAAGCCCGTCTCGCTCAAGCCTGCCGTCGATGCGGCCCTTGAAGACGGCGCCTGCCCCAGCGTGTCGTCAGTTCTGGTGGTGCGGCGCACCGAGCAACCGGTGGTGATGGTGGAGGGTCGCGATCACTGGTGGCACGAGCTGGTGGAGGGCCAGAGCCCCGAGTGCCCGGCGGAGCCGATGGCCAGCGAAGATCGTTTGTTCGTGCTCTACACCTCCGGTTCCACCGGCAAACCCAAGGGGGTGGTGCACACCACCGCCGGTTACAACCTCTGGGCCCATCTCACCTTCCAGTGGATCTTCGACATCAAGGACGACGACATCTACTGGTGCACCGCCGATGTGGGCTGGATTACCGGCCACAGCTACATCGTTTATGGCCCCCTCTCCAACGGGGCCACCACCGTCATGTATGAGGGGGCTCCGCGCCCCAGCAAACCCGGTGCCTTCTGGGAGCTGATCCAGAAGCACGGCGTCACGATCTTCTACACGGCCCCCACGGCGATCCGCGCCTTCATGAAGAGCGGTCGCGCCGTGCCCGATCAATACGACATGAGCAGCCTGCGCCTGCTCGGCACGGTCGGTGAGCCGATCAACCCCGAGGCCTGGATGTGGTATCGCGAGGTGATCGGTGGCAACCGCTGCCCGATCGTGGACACCTGGTGGCAGACCGAAACCGGTGGCGTGATGATCAGCCCGTTGCCAGGCGCCACCCCCACCAAGCCCGGCTCCGCCACCCTGCCATTGCCAGGGATTGCTGCCGATGTGGTGGATGCTGAGGGCCGCAGTGTCGGAGCTGATGAAGGCGGCTACCTGGTGGTGCGTCGCCCCTGGCCCGGGATGATGCGCACCGTGCACGGCAACCCCCAGCGCTTCCGGGAGAGCTACTGGGAGCACATCCGCCCCGCCGATGGCTCCTGCATCTACTTCGCCGGTGATGGCGCCCGCCGCGATGCCGATGGTTATTTCTGGGTGATGGGACGGGTCGATGACGTGATCAATGTCTCCGGCCACCGTCTCGGCACCATGGAGATCGAGTCAGCGCTCGTCAGCCACCCTGCCGTTGCTGAAGCGGCGGTGGTCGGGCGTCCCGATCCGCTCAAGGGGGAGGGCATCGTCGCCTTCGTCACTTTGGAGGCCGATCGCGACCCCAGCGAAGCGTTGGTGGCTGAGTTGCGTGCCCATGTGGGCCAGGAGATCGGTCCGATCGCTAAGCCCGATGAGATCCGCTGCAGCGATGCCCTGCCCAAGACCCGCAGCGGCAAAATCATGCGTCGCATCCTCCGCTCGCTTGCGGCCGGTCAGGAGGTGAGCGGCGACACCAGCACCCTGGAGGATCGCTCCGTGCTGGATCGCCTGCGGGCCTGA
- a CDS encoding HAD family phosphatase: MPAPAACLFDLDGLLLDTEPLHGQAWTRAAAHFGGQLSPSQRLQLRGRRRQDCAAQVATWLLAANAIPVSSDDLLAVQQPISRQLLAAAPAMPGAQALVRCCAELSIPMALVTSSAKEAVQRKSASHPWLKQIQTRVLGDDPELAQGKPAADPFRLAAARLGVDPAACWALEDSLAGATAALAAGCRVWILESDAEGDGIALDQLPEGTWTLIQRLDQVQGELRLLAGA, encoded by the coding sequence ATGCCCGCCCCAGCCGCCTGCCTGTTTGATCTGGACGGCCTGCTGCTCGACACAGAGCCCTTGCATGGCCAGGCCTGGACCAGGGCGGCGGCCCATTTCGGCGGCCAGCTCAGCCCAAGCCAACGGCTTCAGCTGCGGGGACGGCGTCGCCAGGACTGCGCCGCCCAGGTGGCCACCTGGCTCCTGGCCGCAAACGCCATCCCGGTGAGCAGCGATGACCTGCTCGCGGTGCAGCAACCGATCTCCCGGCAGTTGCTCGCGGCTGCGCCAGCGATGCCTGGGGCACAAGCATTGGTGCGCTGCTGCGCCGAGCTGTCGATTCCGATGGCGCTGGTCACCAGCAGTGCCAAGGAAGCGGTGCAACGCAAAAGTGCGTCCCATCCCTGGCTGAAGCAGATTCAGACACGGGTACTGGGGGATGACCCGGAGCTGGCGCAGGGAAAGCCTGCCGCTGACCCCTTCCGGCTGGCCGCAGCCCGACTCGGCGTTGATCCGGCGGCCTGCTGGGCCCTGGAAGACTCCCTCGCCGGTGCAACGGCAGCCCTAGCGGCGGGGTGCCGCGTGTGGATTCTCGAGAGCGACGCCGAAGGGGATGGCATCGCCCTCGACCAGTTGCCCGAGGGGACTTGGACCCTGATTCAGCGGCTGGACCAAGTGCAAGGGGAACTGCGACTGCTCGCGGGGGCCTGA
- the sds gene encoding solanesyl diphosphate synthase, with protein MSTVTELLQPVEQDLEALLSDLRSLIGAGHPILQAAAEHLFSAGGKRLRPGIVLLISRALSPSGDLTARHRRLAEITEMIHTASLVHDDVVDEAATRRGVATVHSRFNHRVAVLAGDFLFAQASWHLANLDDLEVVKLLSRVIMDLADGEVKQGLFRYDTGQTFATYLEKSYCKTASLIANSAKAAGVLSGESPDHLQALYHYGRQLGLAFQVVDDILDFTGSDQQLGKPAASDLASGYLTAPALYALEEQPTLAGLIEREFSGDGDLDQALELVRASRAIPRTRELAETFAREAREALVWLPESPSRRALLDLPDFVLGRLY; from the coding sequence ATGAGCACCGTTACAGAGTTGCTGCAGCCGGTTGAGCAGGATCTCGAAGCGCTCCTGAGCGATCTGCGCAGTCTGATCGGTGCCGGTCATCCGATCCTGCAGGCAGCGGCTGAACATCTCTTCAGTGCCGGTGGCAAGCGGTTGCGTCCGGGCATCGTCCTGCTGATTTCCCGTGCCCTTTCCCCCAGCGGCGACCTGACGGCGCGCCATCGTCGGCTGGCGGAGATCACGGAGATGATTCACACCGCCTCGTTAGTGCACGACGACGTGGTGGATGAGGCGGCCACCCGCCGGGGTGTGGCCACGGTCCACAGCCGTTTCAACCATCGAGTGGCGGTGTTGGCTGGGGATTTCCTCTTCGCCCAGGCCAGCTGGCACCTCGCCAACCTGGATGACCTCGAGGTGGTGAAACTGCTCAGCCGGGTGATCATGGATCTGGCGGATGGGGAGGTGAAGCAGGGCCTGTTCCGTTACGACACCGGCCAAACCTTCGCGACCTATCTCGAAAAGAGCTACTGCAAAACGGCATCACTCATTGCCAACAGCGCCAAGGCTGCTGGTGTTTTGAGTGGTGAGAGCCCGGATCACCTGCAGGCTCTTTATCACTACGGTCGTCAGCTCGGCCTCGCCTTCCAGGTGGTGGATGACATCCTTGATTTCACCGGCAGCGATCAGCAGCTCGGCAAACCCGCCGCCAGCGACTTGGCCAGTGGCTATCTCACCGCTCCCGCTTTGTATGCCCTGGAAGAGCAGCCCACCCTGGCCGGTCTGATCGAGCGGGAATTCAGTGGTGACGGAGATCTTGATCAGGCTCTGGAGCTCGTGCGCGCCTCCCGCGCCATTCCGCGCACCCGGGAGCTGGCTGAAACCTTCGCCCGCGAAGCGCGGGAAGCCCTGGTCTGGTTGCCCGAGTCGCCCAGTCGGCGTGCTCTGCTCGATCTGCCCGACTTCGTGCTCGGCCGTCTCTACTGA
- the murI gene encoding glutamate racemase encodes MSVCLGLFDSGVGGLTVLRSVLHRHGPVPCVYLGDTARVPYGSRSPSEIRSIAAEVVAWLRSQQVSTVVMACNTTNALARDVAEGQAGVPVVGLIGAAAALVRESRVGVLATPATVASGAYRESIEALHPGSLVVQQACPEFVPRIEAGDLSSPALRQIAQLYLTPLLEASVQSVILGCTHYPLLQPLLQSLLPPDVRLIDPAEGVARQLDALLGTPQEGRPDQPLSLSSTRLCVTADPEGFACRATPWLGERPLVELVELR; translated from the coding sequence GTGAGCGTTTGTCTTGGATTGTTCGACAGCGGCGTCGGTGGCCTCACCGTGCTGCGCAGCGTGTTGCATCGCCACGGACCGGTGCCCTGCGTGTATCTCGGCGACACCGCCCGGGTGCCCTACGGCAGTCGCTCGCCCTCCGAGATCCGCTCGATCGCCGCGGAGGTGGTGGCCTGGCTGCGTTCCCAGCAGGTGTCCACCGTGGTGATGGCCTGCAACACCACCAATGCCCTTGCCCGAGATGTGGCGGAGGGCCAGGCGGGGGTGCCGGTGGTGGGCCTGATCGGTGCGGCGGCGGCCCTGGTGCGGGAGTCCCGCGTCGGGGTGCTGGCCACGCCGGCCACGGTGGCCTCCGGTGCCTATCGGGAAAGCATCGAGGCGCTCCATCCCGGTTCGCTGGTGGTGCAGCAGGCCTGCCCGGAGTTCGTGCCCCGGATCGAAGCCGGTGATCTCAGCAGCCCGGCCCTGCGTCAGATCGCCCAGCTGTATCTCACTCCCCTGCTGGAGGCGTCGGTGCAATCGGTGATCCTGGGCTGCACCCACTACCCCTTGCTGCAACCGTTGCTGCAGAGCCTGCTCCCACCCGATGTGCGGCTGATCGATCCGGCGGAAGGGGTGGCGCGCCAGCTCGATGCCCTGCTCGGCACACCCCAGGAGGGCCGACCGGACCAACCCCTTTCCCTCAGCTCAACCCGCCTGTGTGTCACCGCCGATCCCGAAGGCTTTGCCTGTCGGGCCACTCCCTGGCTGGGGGAGCGGCCGCTCGTGGAGCTGGTGGAGCTGCGCTGA
- a CDS encoding N-acetylmuramoyl-L-alanine amidase codes for MRPVRPRPLALASLALVQLSALLLALPARAASALAAWSFNREGVLELRTATGARLEAFFEAGDRRQGPRVWIDFPGELSRARSLAGSGALREVRLGKPTPGTTRLVLEFQPGVDLDPGRLKLVGTAADRWKLVFPDLPTRGLRAMGEGDLTARSGGWSPGVRITPTRTPINASGLPDVPRGRYRVVIDPGHGGPDPGAVGIGGLRETDVVLDISLQVAQLLEAKGVQVTMTRTADVDVDLPPRVAIANRIGATAFVSIHANAISMSRPEVNGIETFYFSDPRSARLASRIQQQVLNVSPGSPDRGVRRGRFFVIRRTTMPSALVETGFVTGEIDAPRLANAGHRRRLALAIAAGILEYLQGVR; via the coding sequence ATGCGCCCGGTCCGTCCCCGTCCCTTGGCGCTGGCGAGCCTGGCGCTTGTGCAGCTGTCCGCTTTGCTGCTGGCCCTGCCGGCGCGAGCGGCCAGCGCCCTGGCTGCCTGGTCGTTCAATCGCGAGGGTGTGCTCGAACTGCGCACCGCCACCGGTGCCCGCCTGGAAGCTTTTTTTGAAGCCGGTGATCGTCGGCAGGGCCCGCGGGTGTGGATTGATTTTCCCGGCGAGCTGAGTCGGGCGCGCAGCCTGGCTGGCAGTGGGGCCTTGCGGGAGGTGCGACTCGGCAAGCCCACCCCGGGCACCACCCGGCTTGTGCTCGAGTTCCAGCCTGGCGTTGATCTTGATCCCGGCCGCCTGAAGCTGGTGGGCACGGCCGCCGACCGCTGGAAACTGGTCTTCCCCGATCTGCCGACGCGGGGACTGCGGGCGATGGGAGAGGGCGACCTCACCGCCCGCTCCGGGGGCTGGTCGCCTGGGGTGCGCATCACCCCCACGCGCACGCCGATCAATGCCTCCGGCCTGCCCGATGTGCCGCGGGGTCGGTATCGGGTTGTGATCGATCCCGGCCATGGTGGCCCGGATCCCGGAGCGGTGGGAATCGGCGGGCTGCGCGAAACCGATGTGGTGCTCGATATTTCCCTGCAGGTGGCCCAGCTGCTGGAGGCCAAGGGGGTGCAAGTCACGATGACGCGCACGGCGGATGTGGATGTTGACTTGCCGCCCCGTGTGGCGATCGCCAACCGCATCGGTGCCACCGCCTTCGTGAGCATTCACGCCAATGCGATCAGCATGTCGCGCCCGGAGGTGAACGGGATCGAGACCTTCTATTTCTCCGACCCCCGCTCGGCTCGCCTGGCCTCGCGCATTCAGCAGCAGGTGCTCAATGTCTCGCCGGGCAGTCCCGATCGTGGCGTGCGTCGCGGTCGCTTCTTTGTGATCCGCCGCACCACCATGCCCTCGGCGCTGGTGGAAACCGGTTTTGTCACCGGGGAGATCGATGCGCCCCGGCTGGCGAATGCGGGTCATCGCCGTCGCCTGGCGCTCGCCATCGCTGCCGGCATCCTCGAGTACCTCCAGGGGGTGCGGTGA
- a CDS encoding carbon-nitrogen hydrolase family protein, whose translation MSDFLAAAVQLTSGSDPEANFAAAEEQIELAARRGAELVGLPENFAFMGDDARRLELASALSEQCERFLVTMACRYQLAILGGGFPVPVGDGQHTYQRAQLVGRDGQLLARYDKIHLFDVDLPDGSTYRESASFSPGHNHPPVVTIPGLCRVGVSICYDLRFPELYRHLVGDGAEVLMIPAAFTAFTGKDHWQVLLQARAIENTAYVLAPAQTGLHYGRRQTHGHAMVIDPWGTVLADAGVAPGAAIAPIDPDHLKRIRGQMPSLEHRRPALF comes from the coding sequence GTGAGCGACTTCCTGGCGGCGGCTGTGCAACTCACGAGCGGCTCTGATCCAGAGGCCAACTTCGCGGCGGCGGAAGAACAGATCGAACTGGCGGCCCGACGCGGTGCCGAGCTGGTGGGCCTGCCGGAGAATTTCGCCTTCATGGGCGACGATGCGCGCCGCCTCGAACTGGCCTCCGCCCTCTCGGAGCAGTGCGAGCGCTTCCTGGTCACCATGGCCTGCCGCTACCAGCTGGCCATCCTCGGTGGCGGTTTTCCTGTGCCGGTCGGCGACGGACAGCACACCTATCAACGGGCCCAGCTGGTGGGCCGTGATGGCCAGCTGCTGGCGCGCTACGACAAGATCCACCTCTTCGATGTGGACCTGCCAGACGGCAGTACGTACCGGGAATCCGCCAGCTTCAGTCCGGGGCACAACCATCCGCCGGTCGTCACCATCCCCGGTCTCTGCCGAGTGGGGGTGTCCATTTGCTACGACCTGCGCTTCCCTGAGCTCTACCGCCATCTCGTCGGTGATGGAGCCGAGGTGTTGATGATCCCAGCCGCCTTCACTGCCTTCACCGGGAAGGATCACTGGCAGGTGCTGCTGCAGGCCCGGGCGATCGAGAACACGGCCTACGTGTTGGCTCCGGCCCAGACGGGGCTGCACTACGGCCGGCGTCAGACCCATGGTCACGCCATGGTGATCGACCCCTGGGGCACGGTGCTCGCCGATGCCGGCGTTGCGCCCGGTGCTGCCATCGCCCCCATCGATCCCGACCATCTGAAGCGGATCCGCGGCCAGATGCCCAGCCTTGAACATCGCCGGCCTGCGCTGTTCTGA
- a CDS encoding 2-phosphosulfolactate phosphatase family protein: protein MQIAYFHVANDVPEAASPDAAVVIDVLRATTTIAWALHNGAEAVQTFSDLDALRAAAAAWPEGSRLLVGERGGQKIEGFDLGNSPVAVVPELVQGKRLFMSTTNGTRSLQRVRDVSRVFTAALPNRQAVAERLLQEPLERLLIVGSGWEGAYSLEDSFAAGALASLLIAQGAQVANDELEAALALWQRWQADPEACLRTASHGQRLIGLGNHDADFRCCAGLDQLRVVPTQVEPGVLRAVPFTN, encoded by the coding sequence CTGCAGATCGCCTATTTCCACGTTGCCAACGACGTGCCGGAGGCAGCCTCTCCCGATGCTGCGGTCGTGATCGATGTGCTGCGGGCCACCACCACGATCGCCTGGGCGCTCCACAACGGGGCGGAGGCGGTGCAGACCTTCAGTGATCTCGATGCCTTGCGGGCCGCGGCGGCGGCCTGGCCGGAAGGATCCCGACTGTTGGTGGGCGAACGGGGTGGCCAGAAGATCGAGGGCTTTGATCTGGGCAATTCACCGGTGGCCGTGGTGCCGGAGTTGGTGCAGGGCAAACGCTTGTTCATGAGCACCACCAATGGCACCCGCTCGCTGCAGCGGGTGCGTGATGTTTCGCGGGTGTTCACCGCGGCCCTACCCAATCGCCAGGCAGTGGCGGAGCGGTTGTTGCAAGAGCCGTTGGAGCGGCTGTTGATCGTCGGTAGTGGCTGGGAAGGGGCCTACTCCTTGGAGGATTCCTTCGCCGCCGGCGCCCTCGCCTCGCTGTTGATCGCCCAGGGGGCCCAGGTTGCCAACGATGAATTGGAGGCGGCTTTGGCGCTCTGGCAGCGCTGGCAGGCCGACCCTGAAGCCTGTCTGCGCACCGCCAGCCATGGTCAACGTCTGATCGGGCTCGGCAATCACGACGCCGATTTCCGCTGTTGCGCTGGTTTAGATCAGCTGCGTGTGGTGCCGACCCAGGTGGAGCCGGGCGTGCTCCGGGCCGTGCCGTTCACCAACTGA